A genomic window from Fibrobacterota bacterium includes:
- a CDS encoding flagellin FliC gives MMRIQESQIASTASRTNQARLRSSLEQLSTGLRINRASDDAAGLALSEGLRQQIRGSQMADANTSNGLAMLQIADSGSQQMTDALGRMRELAIQASNGTYNASDRKAMNAEYQALASEVGAIAESTSYNGIPLLNGKSVQFQVGSSASAADKLSFGGASMPSLSTLGGLTNQSSAQQATSAIDDYLKSVNQVRSTIGSTMNRLSVASSNLSSFTTSATDAESRIRDTDYAQQAMELARGMILNKSSMAMIAQANQVPRGVLNLLG, from the coding sequence ATGATGAGGATCCAAGAATCCCAGATTGCGAGCACTGCAAGCCGGACCAACCAAGCTCGTCTACGCTCTTCCCTGGAACAATTGTCCACCGGCCTGCGGATCAATCGCGCTTCCGACGATGCGGCTGGACTTGCCCTGTCCGAGGGACTCCGCCAGCAGATCCGCGGCAGCCAGATGGCGGACGCGAACACGTCCAATGGCCTTGCCATGCTGCAGATCGCAGACTCCGGCAGCCAACAAATGACCGATGCGTTGGGAAGAATGCGCGAGTTGGCCATCCAGGCATCCAACGGCACCTACAACGCCAGTGATCGCAAAGCCATGAACGCGGAGTACCAGGCATTGGCAAGCGAGGTGGGCGCCATCGCAGAGTCCACCTCGTACAACGGCATTCCCCTGCTCAACGGGAAGTCCGTGCAATTCCAGGTAGGGTCGTCGGCCAGCGCGGCGGACAAATTGTCGTTCGGCGGAGCGAGCATGCCGTCACTCTCCACGCTGGGCGGACTGACCAACCAGTCCTCCGCCCAACAAGCCACCTCCGCCATCGACGATTATCTCAAGTCGGTCAACCAGGTGCGCTCCACGATCGGTTCGACGATGAATCGTTTGTCGGTCGCGTCCTCCAATCTGAGCAGTTTCACGACCAGCGCCACGGACGCGGAGAGTCGAATCCGCGACACCGATTACGCGCAGCAAGCCATGGAGCTGGCGCGAGGGATGATCCTCAACAAATCTTCCATGGCGATGATCGCCCAAGCCAACCAAGTCCCGCGTGGAGTGCTGAATCTGCTCGGATGA
- a CDS encoding aspartate-semialdehyde dehydrogenase has translation MSVRVAIMGATGAVGAELLSILDERKFPIGELRLLASKRSAGTTLEFQGQKIKVEELTHGSFEGIDLVLASAGGSISAEFAPSAVKAGAVVVDNTSKFRMTEGVPLVIPEINGERIKDHKGIIANPNCSTIIMALPVYPLHKAFGVKRVHAATYQAASGAGARAMEELKLETAAVLEGREFHPTVIPHPYAFNVFPHNAPWLPDLGYNEEELKMVKETAKIFETNSVKVHATCVRVPVLRAHSEALNVEFEREVSVEEAMAVLAKAPGVRILEDVSQNRWPMPLDASGTDPVLVGRMRKDRSQACTLDFWVVGDQIRKGAALNAVQIAELLFA, from the coding sequence ATGTCCGTAAGAGTCGCCATCATGGGCGCCACCGGGGCGGTGGGCGCTGAACTGCTTTCCATCTTAGACGAGCGGAAGTTCCCCATCGGGGAGCTCCGGCTTCTGGCCAGCAAACGCTCGGCCGGAACCACTCTGGAGTTCCAGGGTCAGAAGATCAAGGTGGAGGAGCTCACCCACGGTTCCTTCGAAGGAATCGATCTCGTCCTGGCTTCCGCCGGTGGTTCCATTTCCGCCGAGTTCGCGCCCAGCGCCGTGAAGGCCGGGGCCGTGGTGGTGGACAACACCTCCAAGTTCCGCATGACCGAGGGGGTTCCCCTCGTGATCCCGGAGATCAACGGCGAGCGGATCAAGGACCACAAGGGCATCATCGCCAACCCCAACTGCAGCACCATCATCATGGCCTTGCCGGTGTATCCGTTGCACAAGGCGTTCGGCGTCAAGCGCGTGCATGCGGCCACCTACCAGGCGGCTTCCGGTGCCGGTGCGCGCGCCATGGAAGAGCTCAAGCTGGAGACGGCCGCGGTTTTGGAGGGACGCGAGTTCCATCCCACCGTGATTCCGCATCCCTACGCCTTCAACGTGTTTCCCCACAACGCCCCTTGGCTTCCCGACCTCGGCTACAACGAGGAGGAGCTCAAGATGGTGAAGGAAACCGCCAAGATCTTCGAGACGAATTCCGTCAAGGTGCACGCGACCTGCGTGCGCGTGCCGGTGCTGCGCGCCCACTCGGAAGCCTTGAACGTGGAGTTCGAGCGCGAGGTCTCCGTGGAGGAGGCCATGGCGGTGCTGGCGAAGGCCCCTGGCGTGCGGATCCTGGAAGACGTTTCCCAGAACCGCTGGCCCATGCCTTTGGACGCCTCCGGCACGGATCCCGTGCTGGTGGGTCGCATGCGCAAGGACAGGAGCCAAGCCTGCACGCTGGACTTCTGGGTGGTCGGCGACCAGATCCGCAAGGGTGCGGCGTTGAACGCCGTGCAGATCGCCGAACTCCTCTTCGCCTGA
- a CDS encoding lipoate--protein ligase family protein encodes MSQLRLDPLHGGTGAEHMRTDTDLLQDMEQALRTGESSDAAVPILRLYTWDHPTVSLGKNQTPEIALAPKWPAWSRNPASDPLGPQEVVHRPTGGRAVWHQDELTYSVVFPIDHSLFRGGARSPEEVFGIWLLEAGQAAGIEDLTLERGGASRDPLGLGPAPCFASTSRHELKWHGLKWVGSARKLGQKALLQHGSIRLGPGGDLLETWLTETAPPTDLRPWHLLPTADVLAQQLTLGLLRILDQA; translated from the coding sequence ATGAGCCAACTCCGACTCGATCCTCTGCATGGCGGCACGGGCGCCGAGCACATGCGCACCGACACCGACCTGCTCCAGGACATGGAACAAGCGCTCCGAACCGGCGAATCCAGCGACGCGGCCGTTCCGATCCTGCGCCTTTACACTTGGGACCACCCCACCGTGAGTCTGGGCAAGAACCAGACCCCGGAAATCGCCCTCGCCCCCAAATGGCCAGCCTGGAGCCGAAACCCTGCATCCGATCCGTTGGGACCACAGGAGGTGGTGCACCGGCCCACCGGTGGCCGTGCGGTATGGCACCAGGATGAGCTCACCTACAGCGTGGTGTTTCCCATCGACCACTCCCTGTTCCGGGGTGGGGCGCGATCACCCGAAGAAGTGTTCGGCATTTGGTTGCTGGAAGCGGGTCAAGCTGCAGGAATCGAGGACTTGACCCTGGAGCGCGGTGGCGCGTCTCGCGACCCGCTAGGACTCGGCCCGGCCCCATGCTTTGCCTCCACCTCGCGGCATGAACTCAAATGGCATGGCCTCAAGTGGGTGGGGTCGGCCCGAAAGCTCGGCCAGAAGGCGCTTCTCCAGCACGGTTCCATCCGGCTGGGCCCTGGCGGCGACCTGCTGGAAACGTGGCTGACAGAAACCGCCCCGCCCACGGATTTGCGTCCCTGGCACCTTCTCCCCACTGCAGATGTCCTTGCCCAGCAGCTCACGTTGGGGCTGCTGAGGATTCTCGACCAAGCCTAG